One part of the Pseudemcibacter aquimaris genome encodes these proteins:
- a CDS encoding NAD-dependent epimerase/dehydratase family protein: MTKTIALTGATGFVGGHLMSRLTSQGFHVKALTRRPQPEIQNVTWISGDLDNDASLKELVENADAIINVAGLVKAKNKDDFLNANADAVSKLVSLLNPKQHFIQISSLAAREPQISDYAFSKYQGEVMLQESGHDNWTIIRPPGIYGPNDFETLKIFKMLKSRFAFYPANKDHRASWIFVDDLVEAIIHTINNQKYINRTLEMDDDAPNGHSHEEYFNTASEILNISPVKITIPKFLLSTAGHINDIMGRIFGYAPMVSSKKVNELCHPDWICRKTQDFQMDDWAAKTDLKTGLKETLDWYKKNKYI, encoded by the coding sequence ATGACAAAAACAATTGCCTTAACGGGCGCTACCGGTTTTGTTGGCGGGCATTTAATGTCCCGTCTTACGTCCCAAGGCTTTCATGTAAAAGCCCTCACCCGTCGCCCCCAACCCGAAATACAAAATGTAACCTGGATCAGTGGCGATCTTGATAATGATGCCTCATTAAAAGAACTAGTAGAAAATGCGGATGCCATCATTAATGTTGCTGGGTTGGTAAAGGCAAAAAATAAAGACGATTTTTTAAACGCAAATGCGGATGCTGTATCAAAACTTGTTTCCTTGCTTAATCCAAAACAACACTTCATTCAAATATCATCACTCGCTGCACGTGAACCCCAAATTTCCGATTATGCATTCAGCAAGTATCAAGGTGAAGTAATGCTTCAGGAAAGCGGTCATGACAATTGGACCATAATCAGACCGCCCGGCATATATGGGCCCAATGATTTTGAAACATTAAAAATATTTAAAATGCTAAAAAGCCGTTTTGCATTTTATCCCGCCAACAAGGATCACCGTGCATCATGGATTTTTGTAGATGATTTGGTGGAAGCCATCATCCATACGATAAACAATCAAAAATATATAAATAGAACCCTCGAAATGGATGATGATGCGCCAAATGGCCATTCACATGAAGAATATTTTAATACCGCCAGTGAAATTCTGAATATATCCCCCGTAAAAATAACGATCCCCAAATTTTTATTAAGTACGGCCGGCCACATAAATGACATAATGGGACGTATTTTTGGCTACGCGCCGATGGTATCATCGAAAAAAGTAAATGAACTGTGTCATCCTGATTGGATTTGCCGAAAGACACAAGATTTTCAAATGGATGACTGGGCCGCAAAAACCGATTTAAAAACAGGATTAAAAGAAACACTCGACTGGTACAAAAAGAACAAATATATTTAG
- a CDS encoding regulatory protein RecX, whose amino-acid sequence MKKRFKNKKLSQAYIQGAAYRYLERYATTEANLFFILRRKVERILADQEDVEEVRQNAETWINETVQKCVKMGLVDDRLYAESKFNSFMLSGNSLAQIKNKLRTKGVPQDIIAELIEAAKNDQPDLNFKSAIKYARKRRFGPFRIREEQENTRNKEIAAMARAGFSYDETNRVLSGDRNELEDILYG is encoded by the coding sequence ATGAAAAAAAGATTTAAAAATAAAAAACTTAGCCAAGCTTATATTCAGGGTGCAGCCTATCGTTACCTTGAACGATATGCAACAACAGAGGCAAATTTATTTTTTATTTTAAGACGTAAAGTCGAAAGAATTCTTGCGGATCAAGAAGATGTGGAAGAGGTGCGACAAAACGCGGAAACCTGGATCAATGAAACCGTTCAGAAATGTGTTAAAATGGGGCTTGTCGATGACAGGCTATACGCGGAAAGCAAATTCAATTCATTTATGTTAAGCGGTAATTCACTGGCGCAAATCAAAAATAAGCTAAGAACCAAAGGCGTGCCGCAAGATATTATTGCGGAACTGATAGAGGCCGCAAAAAACGACCAACCGGATTTAAATTTCAAAAGCGCCATTAAATATGCACGCAAGCGTCGCTTTGGCCCATTTCGCATTCGCGAAGAACAGGAAAATACCCGCAATAAAGAAATCGCGGCTATGGCCCGCGCCGGTTTTTCATATGATGAAACAAACCGTGTTTTAAGCGGTGACCGTAATGAATTGGAAGATATTCTTTATGGTTAG
- the spt gene encoding serine palmitoyltransferase, with the protein MTLDLFEKFDATLDSFNQLPQGDLNPFTVKMDEVLSPTEAIINGRKTILAGTNNYMGMTYNEECMEAAENALRNFGTGTTGSRVLNGTYYGHKHLEETLKDFYDADHAIVFSTGYQANLGVIATLAGPKDYVVIDADSHASIYDGCAMGNATVVRFTHNDPENLEKRLARIRKKDPEAGILVVIEGVYSMLGDQAPIKELAEASKKHNASVLVDEAHSIGVFGKTGRGVAQEQGVEHLVDFIVGTFSKSVGTVGGYCVSNHPKFEVLRLVCRPYVFTASLPPSVVASATKALELIKDSNLRVKLLENSMRLNKGLADAGFEMGTTGESPIAAIIIDTQERAIAYWQRMMQEGVYVNLAVPPATPNGLNLMRCSLSAAHSFEQIDYMLEKFIAVGKELGVLG; encoded by the coding sequence ATGACCCTTGATTTATTTGAAAAATTTGACGCAACGCTTGATAGCTTCAATCAACTGCCGCAGGGGGATTTAAATCCTTTTACGGTGAAAATGGACGAAGTTCTGTCGCCAACAGAAGCCATCATTAATGGCCGTAAAACCATTCTGGCCGGCACCAATAATTATATGGGCATGACTTATAACGAGGAATGCATGGAAGCGGCCGAAAATGCGCTAAGGAATTTTGGTACAGGAACAACTGGTTCTCGTGTTCTTAACGGTACTTATTACGGCCACAAACACCTTGAGGAAACATTAAAAGATTTCTATGACGCGGATCACGCAATCGTTTTTTCAACGGGCTACCAGGCAAACCTAGGCGTTATCGCAACGCTCGCCGGACCAAAAGATTATGTGGTTATTGATGCAGACAGTCATGCCAGTATTTATGATGGCTGTGCAATGGGCAATGCGACCGTTGTCCGCTTTACCCATAATGATCCGGAAAATCTTGAAAAACGCCTTGCCCGTATCCGTAAAAAAGATCCGGAAGCCGGTATTCTTGTCGTGATCGAAGGCGTTTACAGCATGCTTGGTGATCAGGCACCGATTAAAGAACTTGCAGAAGCATCGAAAAAACATAATGCATCCGTTCTTGTTGATGAAGCACACTCAATCGGCGTATTCGGTAAAACCGGCCGTGGCGTTGCACAGGAACAAGGCGTTGAACATCTGGTTGATTTTATCGTCGGCACATTCAGTAAAAGTGTAGGCACCGTTGGTGGATACTGCGTATCTAACCATCCGAAATTTGAAGTATTACGTCTTGTTTGTCGTCCTTATGTATTTACGGCGTCACTGCCGCCATCTGTTGTTGCCTCTGCGACAAAGGCACTTGAGCTGATTAAAGACAGTAATCTTCGTGTAAAACTCCTTGAAAATTCAATGCGCCTCAACAAAGGCCTTGCTGACGCAGGTTTTGAAATGGGAACAACTGGTGAAAGTCCAATTGCAGCGATCATCATCGATACTCAAGAACGTGCCATTGCATATTGGCAGCGTATGATGCAGGAAGGGGTTTATGTAAACCTTGCTGTACCACCTGCCACACCAAATGGCCTTAATTTAATGAGATGCAGTCTTTCAGCAGCCCATAGTTTTGAACAAATTGACTATATGCTTGAAAAGTTTATTGCTGTTGGTAAGGAACTTGGCGTTCTTGGTTAA
- a CDS encoding DUF502 domain-containing protein, with product MTEIIEPPKKISLLHKIRNYFLTGLVVASPIGITIYIGWWFITFVDENVKPLIPDAYNPETYLPFSIPGLGLIGVVIFLIILGALTANLFGRALLRFGEKIVDRMPVIRSVYGTLKQIFETVVSQDKKSFSDVVLVQYPRPGLWAIAFVSGENTSEIQDRMEDEIVNLFLPTTPNPTSGFLLFAPKKDLIYLDMTPDQGAKYVISAGLVNPEDLPKKNGRKK from the coding sequence ATGACCGAAATCATCGAACCACCAAAGAAAATCAGCCTGCTGCACAAGATTAGAAATTATTTTCTAACCGGTCTTGTGGTTGCGTCACCGATAGGGATTACGATCTATATCGGTTGGTGGTTCATTACGTTTGTTGATGAAAATGTAAAACCACTTATTCCGGATGCCTATAATCCGGAAACATATTTGCCGTTTTCAATTCCAGGACTTGGCCTTATCGGGGTGGTCATTTTTCTGATCATTCTTGGTGCATTAACGGCGAACCTTTTTGGCCGTGCATTACTTCGGTTTGGTGAAAAAATCGTTGACCGTATGCCGGTGATCCGAAGCGTTTATGGTACGTTAAAACAAATTTTCGAAACGGTCGTTTCTCAAGATAAGAAAAGCTTTAGTGATGTGGTGCTAGTGCAATACCCTCGTCCCGGTCTTTGGGCAATTGCATTTGTATCCGGTGAAAACACAAGCGAAATTCAGGACCGTATGGAAGATGAGATTGTAAACCTTTTCCTTCCGACGACGCCAAACCCGACATCAGGTTTTCTATTATTTGCACCGAAAAAAGATTTAATATATCTGGATATGACACCAGATCAGGGCGCGAAATATGTCATTTCAGCAGGCCTTGTTAACCCAGAAGACCTTCCGAAGAAAAATGGCAGAAAAAAATAA
- a CDS encoding DMT family transporter, whose protein sequence is MTENRPISHYLLLLVLAGVWGCSFLFLKIIAPTVPPFTIAAIRITIGAIVIALYVLYKREKLPTHKSIWLKGSVIGLIGTGTPFVLISWAMLYINSGTGAICMSVIPLMVFVMAHFVHHDEKMSWYGLIGILFGISGVVVLFYDSISISDEGNMGTYALIAMMAASFGYAFANILIKRFVKTDPINTSFVMLTTSAIAIWPVAFMTEQPLSIEYGTTEILSLVYLGVLPTGIATMVLVIFTRIAGSTFVSYNTYLIPIVGVIVGYIFLDEALKQTTILSIIFIALGIFISQRPRLKSRKP, encoded by the coding sequence ATGACTGAGAACAGACCAATTTCACATTATTTACTATTACTAGTCCTTGCGGGCGTTTGGGGCTGTTCTTTTCTGTTTTTGAAAATTATCGCGCCCACGGTACCGCCGTTCACGATTGCCGCAATACGCATAACCATCGGTGCAATTGTTATCGCGCTTTATGTTTTATATAAGCGGGAAAAACTGCCTACACATAAATCCATTTGGTTAAAAGGATCCGTTATCGGTTTAATTGGCACAGGGACACCTTTTGTGCTGATTAGCTGGGCGATGCTTTATATTAATAGCGGCACGGGCGCAATTTGCATGTCCGTCATCCCGTTAATGGTGTTCGTCATGGCGCATTTCGTTCATCACGATGAAAAAATGAGCTGGTATGGATTAATCGGCATTCTGTTTGGGATATCCGGTGTAGTGGTGCTGTTTTATGATTCCATCAGCATCAGCGACGAAGGAAACATGGGCACATATGCGCTTATCGCCATGATGGCTGCATCATTTGGTTATGCTTTCGCCAACATCCTGATTAAACGGTTTGTAAAAACAGATCCGATCAACACGTCATTTGTGATGTTAACCACATCGGCAATTGCCATATGGCCTGTTGCTTTTATGACTGAACAGCCGCTTTCTATTGAATACGGAACCACTGAAATACTATCGCTTGTTTATCTTGGTGTTTTACCGACTGGTATTGCAACAATGGTTCTTGTGATATTTACCCGTATCGCCGGATCGACTTTTGTATCGTACAATACTTATTTAATTCCAATCGTTGGTGTGATTGTCGGTTACATATTCCTTGATGAAGCACTGAAACAAACCACGATTTTATCTATTATCTTTATTGCCTTGGGCATATTCATATCCCAGCGCCCCAGATTAAAATCCCGCAAGCCCTGA
- a CDS encoding 3-phenylpropionate MFS transporter: MVSKTSTFLRLSANYTSLYIYLGIFTPFWGLWLRAKGITPSEIGLIIAVPYLLKIFVAPMISQFADKREEYWRPIMFTAISGFVFFTLYFFGQGFWQFMLITILVNLTFPAITPLLETITVSQAGKHNLDYGRIRSFGSFSFIAASVLFGWYLKENDTDDIIWAVYLSLILLVVTISLLPRGNKKKKTDTPLVANPIKSLLSDNDFLLFLLVVGLLQMSHGVYYSLGSLYWQEQGMGEDTIGILWGIGVIAEILFFVFCGKWVSNKPVMSIFALVGFLGAIRWAVVGMTMSLPILFVIQTIHALTYGASHLAAISYISRRVSADMAGSAQSLYSALPLGLGLGLATYIGGVLYEQSGSLSYYAMAVLCFMAFLIASFLFYRKK; the protein is encoded by the coding sequence ATGGTTAGTAAGACGTCCACTTTTTTAAGATTATCGGCCAATTATACGTCGCTCTATATATATCTTGGAATATTTACACCATTTTGGGGATTATGGCTTAGGGCTAAGGGGATCACCCCAAGTGAAATTGGCCTTATCATCGCAGTGCCATATTTATTAAAAATTTTCGTCGCGCCAATGATCAGCCAATTTGCCGATAAACGCGAAGAATATTGGCGGCCCATCATGTTCACGGCGATAAGCGGGTTTGTGTTTTTCACGCTTTATTTTTTCGGGCAAGGGTTCTGGCAATTTATGCTGATAACCATTTTGGTTAATCTGACCTTTCCCGCGATTACGCCGCTCCTTGAAACGATAACTGTCAGTCAGGCGGGAAAACATAATCTTGATTACGGGCGCATCAGGTCATTTGGTTCATTTTCATTCATTGCTGCATCTGTACTCTTTGGTTGGTATTTAAAAGAAAATGATACGGATGATATTATCTGGGCCGTTTATTTAAGCCTGATTTTGTTGGTCGTGACCATATCGTTATTACCGCGCGGCAATAAAAAGAAAAAAACGGACACACCACTGGTGGCAAACCCGATAAAATCATTACTATCGGATAATGATTTTCTATTGTTTTTATTGGTCGTTGGCCTCTTGCAAATGAGCCACGGTGTTTATTATTCCCTTGGTAGCTTATATTGGCAGGAACAGGGAATGGGGGAAGACACCATTGGTATTCTTTGGGGTATTGGTGTTATCGCAGAGATTTTGTTCTTTGTATTTTGCGGTAAATGGGTTTCAAATAAACCTGTGATGTCCATATTCGCCCTTGTTGGGTTTTTGGGTGCTATCCGCTGGGCGGTGGTGGGCATGACAATGTCATTACCGATTTTATTTGTGATACAAACTATTCATGCGCTTACCTACGGCGCCAGCCATCTTGCCGCCATCAGTTACATCAGCCGCAGGGTCAGTGCAGATATGGCGGGGTCTGCACAAAGCCTTTATTCCGCACTGCCGCTGGGGCTTGGGTTGGGGCTTGCGACCTATATTGGTGGGGTTCTATATGAACAATCAGGCAGTCTTTCTTATTACGCCATGGCGGTTCTTTGTTTTATGGCATTTTTAATCGCGTCATTTTTATTTTACCGCAAAAAATAA
- a CDS encoding acyl carrier protein, which translates to MTLSTNEIFDQICDIMQPFNQKSVDIKQETTFATDLELDSLSVMDMLAAIEDHFDVTVPLNILPDLETVGQVAEAIKNILDE; encoded by the coding sequence ATGACACTAAGTACAAATGAAATTTTCGACCAAATTTGCGACATCATGCAACCTTTCAATCAAAAATCGGTCGATATAAAGCAAGAAACAACGTTTGCAACTGATCTTGAACTTGATTCATTATCTGTAATGGACATGTTGGCTGCAATCGAAGACCACTTCGATGTAACGGTCCCACTTAACATCTTACCTGACCTTGAAACTGTTGGTCAGGTCGCAGAAGCCATTAAAAACATTCTTGATGAATAA
- a CDS encoding fatty acyl-AMP ligase → MLEPTPTLDSSLPRRYADFDTLLDALDYAAQGKRGLNFYSPRGELETSLTYKQIRDRAFEIGKRLVHFGIKRHSRVALIAETNEDFVCYFLGCQYAGLLPVPLPLPTSFGGRDGYTEQLHQQMKSCEASAAISASYMLPLLDEATNGLEMEFVGTPVTFEAQARLSDLENVQLPNVKTDDLAYLQYSSGSTRFPHGVAVTHKSLMSNCHGIGKYGMEVQDDDRAVSWLPFYHDMGLVGMLISPIACQVSIDYLATEAFARRPMQWLKLISKNKGTMCSGPTFGYEICARRANKTDLEGLDLSSWRVAGIGADMIRPPVLETFAETFKDCGFNKNAFMPSYGLAECTLAVSFGPKLSGYDIDLVSEDVLSGEVKTVKEHKANGNGANYREVVDCGKPLPEYELEIRDENDNALGDREIGRVCVKGQSVMVGYYMDEEATKACLSDDGWLDTGDIGYVVDGSLFIIGRIKDLIIINGKNHWPHDIEWAVEKLPELRSGDSAAISIPGENEEEVPAILVQCRKRDEDEREDLENRIKTEVQAVIGKSPVVVLVPPRSLPRTSSGKLSRVKARRQYLAGQLA, encoded by the coding sequence ATGCTTGAACCTACTCCTACACTTGATTCTTCCCTGCCAAGAAGGTACGCCGATTTTGATACCCTATTGGATGCACTTGACTACGCGGCCCAGGGGAAACGCGGATTAAATTTCTATTCGCCACGCGGTGAGCTGGAGACAAGCCTGACTTATAAGCAGATCAGAGACCGCGCTTTTGAAATTGGTAAACGCCTTGTTCATTTTGGCATTAAACGCCATTCACGCGTTGCTCTAATTGCCGAAACAAACGAAGATTTTGTTTGCTATTTTCTTGGTTGCCAATATGCAGGGCTTCTCCCTGTTCCGCTTCCACTGCCAACATCATTTGGTGGTCGTGATGGCTATACGGAACAACTTCATCAACAAATGAAAAGCTGCGAAGCAAGTGCTGCGATTTCTGCATCATATATGTTACCGCTTCTTGATGAAGCAACAAATGGTCTTGAAATGGAATTCGTTGGCACCCCTGTTACTTTCGAAGCACAAGCACGCCTTTCTGATCTTGAAAATGTGCAACTTCCAAATGTAAAGACTGATGACCTTGCCTATCTGCAATATTCATCAGGAAGCACACGTTTCCCACATGGTGTTGCCGTTACGCACAAATCATTAATGTCGAACTGTCATGGTATTGGCAAATACGGTATGGAAGTACAAGATGACGACCGCGCGGTTTCATGGTTACCGTTTTATCATGATATGGGTCTTGTCGGCATGCTTATTTCGCCAATTGCCTGTCAGGTATCAATTGATTACCTTGCGACAGAAGCATTTGCCCGACGTCCAATGCAGTGGTTGAAACTGATTTCCAAAAATAAAGGCACCATGTGTTCCGGCCCGACATTCGGTTATGAAATTTGTGCGCGTCGCGCCAATAAAACAGACCTTGAAGGTCTTGATTTATCATCATGGCGCGTTGCTGGTATTGGCGCGGATATGATCCGTCCACCGGTTCTTGAAACATTCGCGGAAACATTTAAAGATTGCGGCTTTAACAAAAACGCCTTTATGCCGAGTTATGGCCTTGCTGAATGTACACTGGCGGTTAGCTTTGGGCCAAAACTTTCCGGATATGACATTGATCTGGTCAGCGAAGATGTGCTTAGCGGCGAAGTCAAAACCGTTAAAGAACACAAAGCAAACGGCAATGGCGCCAATTACCGCGAAGTTGTCGACTGCGGTAAACCACTTCCTGAATATGAACTTGAAATCCGTGATGAAAACGACAATGCACTCGGTGACCGTGAAATCGGCCGCGTTTGCGTTAAAGGCCAAAGTGTTATGGTCGGTTATTACATGGATGAAGAAGCCACCAAAGCATGTCTATCCGACGACGGTTGGCTTGATACGGGTGATATCGGTTATGTTGTTGATGGATCATTATTCATCATCGGCCGCATTAAAGATCTGATTATCATTAATGGTAAAAACCATTGGCCGCATGATATTGAATGGGCCGTTGAAAAATTACCGGAGTTACGTTCTGGCGATAGTGCCGCCATTTCAATTCCCGGTGAAAACGAAGAAGAAGTTCCAGCAATCCTTGTTCAATGTCGCAAACGTGACGAAGATGAACGCGAAGATCTCGAAAACAGAATCAAAACCGAAGTACAAGCCGTAATCGGAAAATCACCGGTTGTTGTTCTTGTCCCACCACGTTCATTACCACGCACATCATCTGGAAAATTAAGCCGTGTTAAGGCAAGACGCCAATATCTGGCCGGACAGCTTGCTTAA
- a CDS encoding EF-hand domain-containing protein, producing MKKTIYVMTGVLAVSIAGVAMSQDRGMMRGMDTNENGTVEKSEFDAMMDKRFAETDANGGGITLEEYQAKAEADAAKWQEAREARRKEKEEKRAEKTEERSERMAERMKSRFERLDENGDGVVTAEEYKAAGDKMFERMDRDGDGILNDRHRREGRRGHDRKGDRT from the coding sequence ATGAAAAAAACGATTTATGTAATGACAGGCGTTCTCGCAGTATCAATTGCCGGTGTGGCCATGTCACAGGATAGAGGCATGATGCGCGGCATGGATACCAATGAAAATGGCACCGTTGAAAAATCAGAATTCGATGCCATGATGGATAAGCGTTTTGCGGAAACAGACGCAAATGGCGGCGGTATCACACTTGAAGAATACCAAGCCAAAGCAGAAGCGGACGCCGCCAAATGGCAAGAGGCCCGTGAAGCAAGACGCAAGGAAAAAGAAGAAAAGCGTGCTGAAAAAACAGAAGAGCGATCAGAGCGTATGGCAGAACGCATGAAGTCACGTTTTGAAAGATTGGATGAAAATGGTGACGGGGTCGTCACCGCAGAAGAATATAAAGCAGCCGGCGACAAAATGTTTGAACGCATGGACCGTGATGGCGACGGTATTTTAAACGACCGTCACCGCCGCGAAGGCCGCCGTGGTCACGATAGAAAAGGTGACCGCACATAA
- the lptF gene encoding LPS export ABC transporter permease LptF has product MLKKIDFYILKNTVVPLFATLGVSALLLLLEKMLSLFDFVINQGGPIDVVWQMLGNLMPQYLTLVIPLAMFLGVLLATRKFALSSELDAMLSCGLSLHRLLLPSILIAVSLLAINIIVVGFVQPYSKYAYEELIFDVRSGALGAAIKSNEFTGLGTGLTLRIEESRNSGRELIDIFAQKEDSDGHIYSVSAKRGNFFASPDQKYIILRLYEGSLIDFDASQDRPRILNFDMHDLPLEVPMFEQFRNRGDDAEEMTFLELWKLRNNGDTAVTATLHSRAARALSILIVPFLAVPLGLVAKRSGRALGISVGVFLLLLYHKVLEFGLDFSAEGSIDPLLSIWLPTAIFIGLTARLYYIGAYKVGGTPLKYLEVVSEILAEHATRLFKKMRIAS; this is encoded by the coding sequence ATGCTTAAAAAAATTGATTTTTATATTTTGAAAAACACCGTAGTACCGCTTTTTGCGACACTCGGTGTTTCTGCATTATTGCTGTTACTTGAAAAAATGCTTTCACTGTTTGATTTTGTCATCAATCAGGGCGGCCCTATTGATGTTGTCTGGCAGATGCTTGGTAATTTGATGCCGCAATATCTGACGCTGGTTATTCCGCTTGCCATGTTCCTTGGTGTGTTGCTTGCAACCCGTAAATTTGCGCTTAGTAGTGAACTTGATGCCATGCTGTCCTGCGGGTTAAGTTTGCATCGATTGCTTTTACCATCAATTCTGATCGCGGTAAGCTTGCTTGCGATTAATATTATTGTTGTTGGTTTTGTTCAGCCATACAGCAAATATGCCTATGAAGAACTTATTTTCGATGTAAGAAGTGGTGCGCTTGGCGCTGCAATTAAATCCAATGAATTTACCGGCCTTGGCACAGGATTAACATTACGTATTGAAGAATCCAGAAATTCTGGTCGTGAATTAATCGATATTTTCGCACAAAAAGAAGATTCAGACGGACACATTTATTCCGTAAGCGCGAAACGTGGTAATTTCTTTGCCTCCCCCGATCAGAAATATATTATCTTACGGCTTTATGAAGGCAGTCTGATTGATTTTGATGCTAGCCAGGATAGACCACGTATTTTAAACTTTGATATGCATGATTTACCACTGGAAGTTCCAATGTTCGAACAATTCCGTAATCGTGGTGATGACGCCGAAGAAATGACATTCCTTGAATTATGGAAACTACGTAACAATGGCGATACCGCGGTTACAGCGACACTGCATTCACGAGCGGCTCGTGCCCTTTCGATTTTGATTGTACCGTTCCTTGCCGTTCCGCTCGGCCTTGTTGCCAAAAGGTCTGGTCGTGCACTTGGTATATCCGTCGGTGTATTTTTATTACTCCTTTATCATAAAGTTCTTGAGTTTGGCCTTGATTTTTCAGCGGAAGGATCAATTGACCCCCTACTTTCCATATGGTTACCAACCGCAATATTTATCGGATTAACGGCGCGGCTTTATTATATTGGCGCCTATAAAGTTGGTGGAACCCCTCTTAAATATCTTGAGGTTGTGTCTGAGATATTGGCTGAACATGCAACCCGCCTATTCAAGAAAATGAGGATCGCGAGCTAA
- the lptG gene encoding LPS export ABC transporter permease LptG, with translation MVERVISYGGHFGKIFNPGSMDVYLAKIFIIRYVIILAGLIATLQMLDLLAKSEEVLAGEGAVYADLWRYVTLRSPHLISLFSPFVALLASILTLSVLNVNSEIVIMKAAGWSAFRILMPLMAVSLLVSVISFVFSETVTVQARAELRNWEANAFAADIPPAPDSVFDTWVTDGQNLVKAESASRNGSILLLDEVTQYIRDENKTITNIIKADFAVYRDDAWKLFEVKTFDVNTLEITVMENLDWETTIPPERFISLAIVADQVNMPRLRRAITQLKSEGHDTDSLDTMLHQKYVSPLSTLLMPLLAGLAAFGLHRGGNLFGRILITLSMGFGFFVVNNLFIALGQYGAVPPLIAAWLPFLLFGLAGVSFILLTEE, from the coding sequence ATGGTAGAACGTGTCATCAGTTACGGCGGCCATTTTGGCAAAATATTTAACCCGGGCAGCATGGATGTCTATCTGGCGAAAATTTTTATCATCAGATACGTGATTATTCTGGCGGGCCTTATTGCCACACTTCAGATGCTTGACCTGCTTGCAAAATCCGAAGAGGTCCTCGCTGGTGAAGGGGCCGTATACGCTGACCTTTGGCGATATGTGACCTTAAGAAGCCCGCATCTAATATCTTTATTTTCGCCATTTGTTGCGCTGCTGGCGTCAATTCTGACCTTGTCAGTGTTAAATGTGAATAGTGAAATTGTGATTATGAAAGCAGCCGGTTGGTCGGCCTTTCGTATATTAATGCCATTAATGGCAGTGTCATTACTAGTCAGTGTTATCAGTTTCGTTTTTTCAGAAACCGTGACTGTACAAGCTCGCGCGGAACTTAGAAACTGGGAAGCAAATGCATTTGCCGCTGATATTCCACCCGCGCCGGATTCCGTATTTGACACGTGGGTAACCGATGGTCAAAATTTGGTAAAAGCAGAAAGCGCAAGCAGGAATGGAAGCATCCTTCTGCTTGATGAAGTTACACAATATATTCGTGACGAAAATAAAACCATCACCAACATTATCAAGGCCGATTTCGCCGTTTACCGCGATGATGCTTGGAAACTGTTTGAAGTTAAAACCTTTGATGTTAATACGCTTGAAATTACAGTGATGGAAAACCTTGATTGGGAAACAACAATTCCACCAGAAAGGTTTATTTCATTGGCGATTGTCGCGGATCAGGTCAATATGCCGCGCCTTCGCCGCGCGATCACGCAATTAAAATCAGAAGGGCATGATACAGACAGCCTTGATACCATGCTGCATCAAAAATACGTATCACCATTAAGCACACTGCTTATGCCATTGCTAGCGGGACTTGCGGCATTTGGCCTTCATCGTGGTGGTAACCTGTTTGGCCGAATTTTGATCACCCTATCCATGGGCTTTGGATTTTTTGTGGTCAATAATTTATTCATCGCGTTGGGGCAATATGGCGCGGTTCCGCCACTTATTGCCGCATGGCTGCCGTTTTTGCTCTTTGGGCTCGCGGGCGTCAGCTTTATCCTGCTAACAGAAGAATAA